Proteins from a genomic interval of Candidatus Methylomirabilota bacterium:
- a CDS encoding branched-chain amino acid ABC transporter permease — IVVFAVVVIGGLGSIMGSIVTGFALGVVEGFTKVFYPEASNTVIFVIMALVLLVRPAGLFGRTA; from the coding sequence ATCGTCGTCTTCGCGGTCGTCGTGATCGGAGGCCTGGGCTCGATCATGGGCTCGATCGTGACCGGCTTCGCGCTCGGTGTGGTGGAGGGCTTCACCAAGGTCTTCTATCCCGAGGCCTCGAACACCGTCATCTTCGTGATCATGGCCCTGGTCCTCCTCGTCAGACCGGCCGGCCTCTTCGGCC